CGCACTCCGAAACGCGAAGATCCGGTATACTCCGCTCCCATGGACTTTCTGGATGTGGGACGCATCATTGTCGGACTGGTGCTGTTGATTGTAGGCGGGGAACTTCTGGTGCGAGGTGCGTCAGCGCTGGCCCGCCGGGTGGGAATCTCCTCACTGGTGGTCGGTTTGACCGTCGTGTCAGCAGCTACATCCGCGCCGGAACTGGCGATTACCATCGGGGCGGTTTGGCAGGACGAGCCCGGACTGGCTGTGGGAAATGTGGTCGGTAGCAATATCATCAACATCCTGTTTATTCTCGGACTCTCCGCTCTGATCCTCCCCCTGGTCGTCACACGCGGACTGGTACGGTTCGATGTTCCCGTAATGGTCGCTCTATCGGCCGGGTTGCTCGTGATGGCCCTCGATGGGGTAATCAGCGCGGTCGATGGTGTGATCCTGTTCAGCGTGGTCGTTGCACACACGGTGTGGACGATTGTTGCCAGCCGTCGCCGCGCACGGCCCCCGGTCGATTCCACGGAGACCACCGCCGCCTCCGATACCGGGGACGGAGAAGAAATATCGCCTGCCACATCCACTATCAAATCCCTCCTGCTCATAGTGGTCGGAATCGCGCTGCTGGTGGGTGGGGCCACTCTCCTGGTCGATGGGGCGGTCAACATTGCCACCGGATTGGGCATCAGTAGTCTCGTGGTCGGATTGACCGTCGTTGCCATCGGTACCTCCTTGCCTGAACTGGTGACCTCCATTACCGCGGTACGCCGTGGTGAACGGGACATCGCGGTGGGAAATATCGTGGGCAGCAACATCTTCAACATCGGAGTGGTGCTCGGACTGCCCGCCCTGATTTCCCTCGACGGCATCCCGGTGTCCAGCGCCGCCATCGCCTTTGATATCCCGGTGATGCTGGCCGTAGCAGCAGCTCTGCTGCCCATTGCCTTCACCGGTTTTGTGGTGGCACGGTGGGAGGGGGCGGTTTTTCTCGGATTGTATGTCGCCTACACGGGTTATCTTGTCCTTGCAGCTACCGAGCACGATGCCCTGGAGGGGTTTACCGCTGTGATGGCGGGCTTCATCCTCCCGCTGGTCATAGTCACCCTGATCGCCGTCACCTCCTATGAGATCGGGCTACGTAAGGGGAGAAAAGACCTCGCACGTACAGACCCGTCTTGAGGGGGACGGCCTCAACTTCCCTGTGTTTAGAATGACCGAATATGAACCAGGGGAAGGCCCTCCTGTGCTCCAGGGTGGCCTGGGTTATGGTCTTGTTGGTCGGACCGCAGCTCCTCCGGATAGGTCACCCTGGGGATGGGAAACCGCCGCGCGAAGCTGTACGCCACCCTGGGTGGACCCCCATGGCTTCGGTAGGGGTGACGTTTCTATAACAAGTGATTGACTATGAGTGATCGTTTAACGCGGAATGCGTTAGAATTTTCTCATGCTTAACCGCGGGGGAAACATCCCCCTTGATACTTTCACAGAGCGTTCAGGACGGGCCTTGTATATAGATGGGGTGACAGACAAGGCCACGGCCTGCCAGTCTCTTAACCGGGTGATCACCGTGGCTGACCTCATTGGCCTCCTAGAGGTGCATGTCTGGGCCGAAGCCGAAGCTCTTCCCTATCTTGCAGTGGCTGCGGCCGGGATCAAGGATCTTCCGGAAGGATTCCAGCTGCGTGAGATCTCTGAGCGACCCGTCGGCATAGTAGAAGAGGGTCTGACATGGCTCTCACGTGACCTGCTGAGGGACCTGGCCGCAGTGGGATAAGCCTCGGCCTGCTCCTACAAGCGTCTTTCCTGGATGCTGGTGCGCTATGAGGAAAGTCCGGGTGCTCATTTCCGCAGGTGTCGCCGTAGCCCTGGCAGGATGCGGCTCCGTAGAGCAGACCACTACCTTGCAGGTGAGAGTGAGTGGTCACTCAGAGCAGGTCGACATCGAGCAGACAGGTCAGGAAAGCTGTTCCTATGTTGACGGCTGGCTCAGCGCCGGTGACGAGGTTGTCCTTCGGAATTCCGAAGGGGAGGTACTGGGGGTATCGGTTCTGAGAGCCGATAAGCGGCTCTTCACGATTTAGAGTGCGTTGATCCTGGCCTGCAGCTGGCCGGAGTGGATCAGTGACCGCAAGATGTAGTGGTCGAGGTTCCGGAACCCGAGTGCGATGCCGCGTAGGTGCTCAAGCCGTCCGTTGATGGCTTCGACCGGGCCGTTGGATGCACCGATGTCGAAGTACGCCAGAACATCCTCACGCCGGCGCCACAAGGTCCGTCCCAGCTGGGCAAGCTCCGTGAGACCTTCGGGTAGGCCCTTACGAATGCTGTTGATCACCCTGCTCATGAGCTTCTTGCCCTCCGATTTCTTCGGATGCCCGTATGCCTGGATCAGGTCCTGGTAGAACATCCAGGTGATTTCGAGTGCGACGTACTCATCGTCGGTGGCCCACAACAGGTCCAGCCGCCTGTTCTGCCGCGTCGTGAGGTAGTTCCTCCTGTTCAGCAAGGTGCGTCGGTACTTGTATAACGGATCATCCTTACGCCCACGCCGCCCCGAGGTTTCACGTTGCAGGCGTTGCCGACAGCCGGTGAGCTTGTCCGCGGCCAGGTGCACGACATGGAAGGCATCCATGACCTTTCTCGCCTGAGGGAGCGCCTGGTCCACTGCGGTGGCGTAGCCGGCAAAGCCATCCATGGTCACTACCTGCACTTGTCTCCTGAACTCAGGGCTGCGTTCCTGCAACCAGGTTCGCAGGACCTCGGCACTGCGTCCCGGGCGCATGTCCAGCAACCGGGCAGGACCTGCCCCGGTGACCAGGGGTGTGAGGTCCACCAGGACCGTCACGAACGAGGAGGGCTGGCCGGGGCGGCGGGTGTGCTTCCACACATGCTCGTCGACCCCGAGGATGCGTACGCCGTCCAGGTGGGAGGGGTTGTCGTAGACCAGCTTGCGGCAGGCATCGACGGCGACCTGGTTGACCAGTTCCCAACCCACCCCGAGGGCCTTGGCGGTCGCAGACACGCTCATCCGATCAATCGCCAGGCGCTGCAAGATTCAGCGGGTGACTCGGTGGGTGAGCTTCGCACCGTCATCGGCGCAGGCCAGAAATGGTGCGATTGCCGAAAAGATGACTTAAGTATTCGAGAACTGCATATATGATTCGAGCCAAATTAACCAAGGGCCTAAAAACTGGCACTATGTCGATGGGCTCGCTATTTGATGATGAGAAATACAAGCTTACGAATGGAAACCGTTGTACATATTGCGGAACTGAAGAGAGCTTGACCTTGGATCATTTCGTACCGAGAATTATTGGCGGGTTAGATACCGGGGATAACTTAGTTCCAGCATGCCGAAGCTGCAATAGTTCAAAAGGTAAATCTGATGTACTTGAGTGGTACCAACGTAAGGAGGAATTTCCTCCTCTGATGGTGATACGACGATACCTGAAAATAACAGTGGAAATGGCGCAAACTGCAGGAATATTGGATTTTCCAATTGATTCGAAAGAAGTCCAGGATCTTCCTATAAGCGTCAAAGCCATCCCGACGGAACGGTTTCCACTCACCTCAGAATTGTCACTTTAAGGTATAGCAACCTGGGGGGAGGCGTCGAAAAGCAAAAAACTACCGCATGCCTAAGCTTGCCGACTAAGAGGAATCCCTGCTACGTAAGCTCTTTTGCTGCCACAACCCTCCGGTTCCTTACAATATGAAGGGGGTCAGCAAAATTTTAAGGACAAGGAAGTGATTTCAAGGTGGCGTCGCCGGAGAATATTCTCTTGTACCTTCCCGAAAAGGAAGAACAACAGGTCAGGGAAGTTTTTGCTGAATTGGAAGAGAGAGGATTTCCAGTTCAGAATCAAAAGCCGCACATCACCATTACCTCTTCTCCTTCGATGTCTAGAGATGTTGTGGACCGGGCGTCAGAGTTGCTTCCCCCTGTGATGCCATCAAGATTTACTCGTGTTGGAACCGTGGTGTTTGGTACAAAGCGGAAACAAACCGTGGCGTGGCTGTTGGAAACTTCTGAAGAATTAGAGGAAGCAGCTAGGAATATTAGTGCGCTTAACCCTGATGGTCGTGGGCAGCGTTGGGTTCCACACCTGACAATGGGGTTGCGGCTACCGCGAGAAACTGTCCCTGATTACATCAGAGCATTAGATGAGGTAACCTCGCCGCACTTTAAAGAAATCACGGCAACAACAGCTGCATACTGGCGACCGCACCTGCAGCACTTAACTGTTTTCTAAATAGTGGAAAATCAGCGGTGCTACGATTGGAATTAGCTTTTGAATGTCAGCATACTGGACGCACGGTGGAAAACTTCGAGGAGTAATCATGGGTGCGGAAGATCGATATATTTCTGATTCTGGTGAAGTTTCATTAGTGCAGGCCTTCACCGTTGAGCATCATGAAATTGATGCGGGAATTGAGCGCTATCTTGCAGATACTGATGCAGATCCCGTGCGTCGAGCCGAACCACTTCTGAGTGGCATGAAGGCGCTTCGTCGACATATTTATCTAGAAGAAGAAATTGTGTTCCCGCATCTTCAACAAGGCACGTTAATGATGCCGTTGATGGTGATGCGAAAAGAACATGGGCAGTTGTGGCAGCGGATCGATGCGCTTGTGGACACGCTGCAAAACTCGTCCGGTGAGCCTACTCAGGTGGAAGAAATCTGCACGGAGATCCTTCAACTCCTTGATCGGCACAACCAAAAGGAAGAGCCGATCATTTATCCGCATATGGATGCGGATCTAACTGCAGATGAGCAGGATAAGGTTCGTGACTTGCTTGCCGGCGGTACTATGCCAGAAGGCTGGATTTGCGAAGCTTTGCGGTGAAAGTCAGTCAATGTTTTAGCGAGATCCAGGTTATTTAGCAGTAGCTTTACTTGTTTCACCAACGGGTTCTGTGGACTCAACAACGGTTGCATGTTTTTCAGTGCGTCCAAGTGCAAGTCCGCTGAGGGCAATGAGTACTGCTGCGACCATGGTCAGAGCTAGCGGTACCGTGGTGTCTTCACCAGCGATACCAACTAAGCCGGCGACGATACCTGCAAGTAGAAATTGAATGAGACCCAACATCGCTGAACCGGTGCCGGTATCAGTTTGTGGAACAGCAGAAAGTGCAAGGGCAGTAGCATTACCAAGGACGAGTCCCAATGGTGCGATAGCGCAAAATAGTGGAACCATGAGCCAGCTAGCTGGTGCACTGCTAAACGTGAGGATTGAGATAACGACAATTGCAATAAAGCTGGTAGAAAGCCCAATTAAGGTGAGCGCAAAAGTTGTAACGCGACCGGTCAAACGTGCAGAAATTCCGGTGAGGACCGTAATGCCGATTGCGTTGACGGCAAAAGCAAAGCCGTATCCGACAGCATCTAAGCCGATCATGTTTTGGTAGACAAATGGCGATGCTGAAATGTAGGACATCAAAATGGCCATTGCGAATGCAAAAGCGACGACGTTACCGATGTAGCCACGGGAAGCAAGAGCCTTAATGGGCTTAGATGTTGATGTTTGAGCGGAGTGGGAACGCTGTGATTTAGGTAGAGTCTCCCGGATAAAGAAAACAGTAGATGCGATGCCTACAACACCAATACCTGCGACGATGGCAAGAAGGCCACGCCATCCAATGAGATCTACCAGCAGACTGCCCACTAATGGTGCAACCACAGGTGCGATTCCACCGATGACCATCATGATGCTCAACGCTTTGG
The window above is part of the Corynebacterium deserti GIMN1.010 genome. Proteins encoded here:
- a CDS encoding calcium/sodium antiporter → MDFLDVGRIIVGLVLLIVGGELLVRGASALARRVGISSLVVGLTVVSAATSAPELAITIGAVWQDEPGLAVGNVVGSNIINILFILGLSALILPLVVTRGLVRFDVPVMVALSAGLLVMALDGVISAVDGVILFSVVVAHTVWTIVASRRRARPPVDSTETTAASDTGDGEEISPATSTIKSLLLIVVGIALLVGGATLLVDGAVNIATGLGISSLVVGLTVVAIGTSLPELVTSITAVRRGERDIAVGNIVGSNIFNIGVVLGLPALISLDGIPVSSAAIAFDIPVMLAVAAALLPIAFTGFVVARWEGAVFLGLYVAYTGYLVLAATEHDALEGFTAVMAGFILPLVIVTLIAVTSYEIGLRKGRKDLARTDPS
- a CDS encoding HNH endonuclease, which codes for MSMGSLFDDEKYKLTNGNRCTYCGTEESLTLDHFVPRIIGGLDTGDNLVPACRSCNSSKGKSDVLEWYQRKEEFPPLMVIRRYLKITVEMAQTAGILDFPIDSKEVQDLPISVKAIPTERFPLTSELSL
- a CDS encoding 2'-5' RNA ligase family protein, giving the protein MASPENILLYLPEKEEQQVREVFAELEERGFPVQNQKPHITITSSPSMSRDVVDRASELLPPVMPSRFTRVGTVVFGTKRKQTVAWLLETSEELEEAARNISALNPDGRGQRWVPHLTMGLRLPRETVPDYIRALDEVTSPHFKEITATTAAYWRPHLQHLTVF
- a CDS encoding hemerythrin domain-containing protein, which encodes MGAEDRYISDSGEVSLVQAFTVEHHEIDAGIERYLADTDADPVRRAEPLLSGMKALRRHIYLEEEIVFPHLQQGTLMMPLMVMRKEHGQLWQRIDALVDTLQNSSGEPTQVEEICTEILQLLDRHNQKEEPIIYPHMDADLTADEQDKVRDLLAGGTMPEGWICEALR
- a CDS encoding multidrug effflux MFS transporter, with the translated sequence MTDNKPVVQENKTEAAPHIGKSSSNTIGLATLFTLTILSAVAPFSIDLYLPAFPAMTEDLHTTATGVQLSLTTFLIGAGVGQVVFGPLSDRTGPLIPLYIGLVLFLVASIVTVFASNVEILVAARLAQGLGGASGMVIGRAMVLDKEKGAAAAKALSIMMVIGGIAPVVAPLVGSLLVDLIGWRGLLAIVAGIGVVGIASTVFFIRETLPKSQRSHSAQTSTSKPIKALASRGYIGNVVAFAFAMAILMSYISASPFVYQNMIGLDAVGYGFAFAVNAIGITVLTGISARLTGRVTTFALTLIGLSTSFIAIVVISILTFSSAPASWLMVPLFCAIAPLGLVLGNATALALSAVPQTDTGTGSAMLGLIQFLLAGIVAGLVGIAGEDTTVPLALTMVAAVLIALSGLALGRTEKHATVVESTEPVGETSKATAK